In the Leptolyngbya sp. CCY15150 genome, one interval contains:
- a CDS encoding SAM-dependent chlorinase/fluorinase produces MTTPRVITLLTDFGLADSYGAMMKGVIAQIAPTATVIDLTHQIPPQNVAAARFQLMTAYAYFPPGTVHVAVVDPGVGSQRRAIAVELDDGILVAPDNGLISGVLQTKRPQAAVVLNRPQYWRNANPSATFHGRDIFAPVAAHLAQGVPLQAVGEAIAPDSLVDLPLTTWQRSGNTITGCIQAIDHFGNGITTIPAAAVAGCEWHSIWGDRHIPGAHTYTDVPMGEPLLLVGSHGWVELAVNQGNAQQLLGFTWGSPLRLDLP; encoded by the coding sequence ATGACCACACCTAGGGTGATTACCCTACTGACCGATTTTGGACTAGCGGATAGCTATGGAGCGATGATGAAGGGCGTGATTGCCCAGATTGCCCCCACCGCCACGGTGATCGACCTCACCCACCAGATCCCACCCCAGAATGTGGCCGCCGCCCGGTTTCAACTCATGACCGCCTACGCCTATTTTCCTCCGGGAACCGTGCATGTGGCCGTGGTGGATCCGGGGGTGGGTAGTCAGCGGCGGGCGATCGCTGTGGAACTGGATGACGGCATCCTCGTCGCCCCGGATAATGGTCTGATCAGCGGCGTACTGCAGACTAAGCGACCCCAGGCAGCCGTGGTGCTCAACCGACCCCAGTATTGGCGTAATGCCAACCCCAGCGCCACCTTCCACGGCCGCGATATCTTTGCCCCGGTGGCGGCCCATCTGGCCCAGGGAGTCCCGCTGCAGGCCGTAGGCGAGGCGATCGCCCCCGACTCCCTCGTCGATTTGCCCTTAACCACCTGGCAGCGATCGGGCAACACCATCACCGGCTGCATTCAGGCCATCGACCACTTTGGCAACGGCATCACCACCATCCCCGCCGCCGCCGTGGCCGGATGTGAGTGGCACAGCATCTGGGGCGATCGCCACATTCCTGGAGCTCACACCTACACCGATGTGCCAATGGGAGAACCGCTGCTGCTGGTGGGCAGTCACGGCTGGGTAGAGCTTGCCGTCAATCAAGGCAATGCTCAACAGCTCCTAGGCTTCACCTGGGGCAGTCCCCTACGGCTCGACCTCCCCTAG
- a CDS encoding tetratricopeptide repeat protein has translation MLIRSRWVSAIATMAVVSASSMVAISPAMAQSMPQDEVSEPSGCELVDDTVLRADCYHAEGLAAYERGELQAAIEAYTMALQINPRHGDSYYNRGVAHYDLGYPEDAIADYSQAIALNTQDEDAYYNRGLARYDLGDTQGAMADFNATLSINPEAKDAQGWLDYIQYYAPDNDS, from the coding sequence ATGCTGATCCGATCTCGCTGGGTAAGTGCGATCGCAACAATGGCTGTCGTCTCTGCCAGCAGCATGGTGGCTATATCTCCAGCCATGGCCCAATCCATGCCCCAGGATGAGGTATCGGAACCTAGCGGCTGCGAGCTGGTAGACGATACCGTCTTACGGGCAGATTGTTATCACGCGGAGGGGCTAGCTGCCTATGAGCGGGGTGAGCTCCAGGCGGCCATCGAAGCCTACACCATGGCGTTACAAATTAATCCTCGCCATGGCGATAGCTACTACAATCGCGGCGTAGCCCACTATGACTTGGGATATCCCGAAGATGCGATCGCCGACTACAGTCAAGCGATCGCCCTGAATACCCAAGATGAAGATGCCTATTACAACCGGGGTCTAGCCCGCTATGACCTAGGCGATACTCAGGGAGCTATGGCAGACTTCAACGCAACTCTGAGCATCAACCCCGAAGCCAAGGATGCCCAAGGTTGGCTGGACTATATCCAATACTATGCACCGGATAATGACAGCTAA
- the csaB gene encoding polysaccharide pyruvyl transferase CsaB has product MRAVLCGYYGQGNGGDEALLATLLQMLPSHVQPLVLSGQPEETQKCYGVEACPRKSAPAVWSALRRSDVFIWGGGSLMQDATSALNPIYYGGIMGMAQQMGLKTVAWAQGVGPLKRSLTQAIARRSFQGCTAVSVRDRASAALLEEWRVPCTLAPDPVWALASKPVSGFWDLPAPRIAVALRSHPQLTDARLAALTRALVMLQQSTQAHVMLIPFQPVNDLAIAQSIHRALPETSTILTLSDPQQLKWVFQGVEMTIAMRYHALIMAAAAECRCFALSYDPKVQQLMAEVAMPGWDLEQIPDDAGAIAQTWIEQYANGDALSVTQVQAMVDRALLHRDLLQAVLS; this is encoded by the coding sequence ATGCGGGCAGTGCTATGTGGATATTATGGTCAGGGCAATGGGGGCGATGAGGCGCTGTTGGCGACGCTGCTGCAAATGCTGCCGTCCCACGTTCAGCCGCTGGTGCTATCGGGACAGCCTGAGGAGACCCAGAAGTGCTATGGCGTAGAAGCCTGCCCCCGGAAGTCTGCGCCAGCGGTGTGGTCGGCTCTGCGACGGTCGGATGTGTTCATCTGGGGTGGCGGCAGTCTGATGCAGGATGCCACCAGTGCGTTGAATCCCATTTACTACGGCGGCATCATGGGCATGGCCCAGCAGATGGGTTTGAAAACCGTGGCCTGGGCCCAGGGCGTGGGGCCCCTGAAGCGATCGCTCACCCAGGCGATCGCCCGTCGGTCGTTTCAGGGCTGTACGGCGGTCAGTGTGCGCGATCGCGCCTCGGCAGCGCTGCTAGAAGAATGGCGAGTACCCTGCACCCTCGCGCCGGATCCCGTTTGGGCCCTGGCCTCGAAACCGGTATCGGGCTTTTGGGATCTGCCGGCTCCGCGCATTGCCGTGGCCCTGCGCTCCCACCCCCAGCTCACGGATGCCCGACTTGCGGCCCTGACGCGGGCTCTGGTGATGCTGCAGCAGTCTACCCAAGCCCATGTGATGCTGATTCCCTTTCAACCGGTCAATGATCTAGCGATCGCCCAATCGATTCATAGGGCACTACCGGAAACCAGCACCATCCTCACCCTCAGCGATCCCCAGCAGTTGAAATGGGTATTTCAGGGGGTGGAGATGACCATCGCCATGCGCTACCACGCGTTGATTATGGCGGCGGCGGCGGAATGTCGCTGTTTTGCCCTCAGCTATGATCCCAAGGTGCAGCAGTTGATGGCGGAGGTGGCGATGCCGGGCTGGGATTTGGAACAAATTCCTGATGATGCGGGGGCGATCGCTCAAACCTGGATTGAACAGTATGCCAACGGCGATGCGCTGTCGGTGACCCAGGTGCAGGCGATGGTGGATCGGGCCTTGCTGCATCGGGATTTACTGCAGGCGGTGTTGAGCTAG
- a CDS encoding DUF2141 domain-containing protein has product MKRWIHRILGGGVVLGLSHLSMTGLAQAESQLNLNSQLTVQVEQLNSQQGNVCYRIFNGSQGFPSGDGNAVAQGCDPITDLDMSLTIETLPAGTYAMAIYHDANGDEVLNRGLFGMPTEGYGFSNNAIARTGPASYDEAMFLLGGNMTLQIRMQYP; this is encoded by the coding sequence ATGAAGCGTTGGATACATAGAATTCTGGGAGGAGGGGTGGTACTTGGCCTAAGCCATTTATCCATGACAGGCTTGGCCCAGGCAGAGTCTCAACTAAACCTCAACAGTCAGCTCACCGTCCAAGTTGAGCAGCTCAATAGCCAACAAGGCAATGTCTGCTACAGAATCTTTAACGGCAGCCAAGGGTTTCCCAGTGGGGATGGTAATGCAGTAGCCCAAGGCTGCGATCCCATCACCGATTTGGACATGAGTCTTACCATCGAAACCCTGCCGGCGGGAACCTATGCTATGGCAATTTACCATGACGCCAATGGTGATGAGGTGCTCAACCGAGGTCTCTTTGGGATGCCAACGGAGGGCTACGGGTTTTCCAATAATGCGATCGCCCGTACGGGGCCAGCCTCCTACGATGAGGCCATGTTTCTGCTGGGGGGCAACATGACTCTGCAAATTAGAATGCAATATCCTTAG
- a CDS encoding ABC transporter ATP-binding protein encodes MRQLQRRLYQLWQPFRQSFSTFHYCGRAIALVWQTHRGLTLIFAILTIIAGLLPGAIAYVGKLIVDAVVQAAQTGDAIGSDRWVALQYLGVEAVLVAVLSGCRQGIALCQSLLRVQLAQTVNVLILQKALTLSLTQFEDSEFYDKMTRARREASSRPLNMVMRVFGIFRDSLSILTFSGLLLQFSLGAVLVLMLASVPAFMAETYFADQTFRVFRRRAPETREQTYLETLVAREDYAKEVKLYQLGELFVDRYRQIFDRLYQEDRDLTIRRSVWGYVLSLLSSLAFYGAYLWIVLEAIAGRISLGDLTMYLVVFRQGQTTFAGILTSVGGMYEDSLYLSTLYSFLEEETPEEGGQATQGPIPGDGIRFEQVSFAYPGSQTLALTDISLHLKPGQKLAIVGENGSGKTTLIKLLTRLYQPSSGRIVLDGLDLRDWDVVTLQQRIGVIFQDFVPYQFTVGENIGVGDVTAIRDRDRWQEAAAKGTAQAFIDTMPEGYDTRLGRWFRGGRELSGGQWQKIALSRAFMRRQADILVLDEPTSAMDAEAEVKIFDQFRAATQNQIAILISHRFSTVRMADQIIILNQGKLIEQGTHDELLAAGGRYAHLFSLQAAGYR; translated from the coding sequence ATGAGACAGTTACAGCGTCGTTTATATCAACTCTGGCAGCCGTTCCGCCAGTCGTTTTCTACCTTTCACTATTGTGGGCGGGCGATCGCTCTCGTTTGGCAAACCCATCGCGGCCTCACCCTCATCTTTGCTATTTTGACCATCATCGCCGGCCTGCTGCCGGGGGCGATCGCCTATGTCGGCAAGCTGATTGTAGATGCGGTGGTGCAGGCGGCCCAAACGGGCGATGCAATCGGCAGCGATCGCTGGGTAGCGTTGCAATATTTGGGGGTGGAGGCGGTGCTGGTAGCGGTGCTGAGCGGCTGCCGTCAGGGGATCGCCCTCTGTCAATCGCTGCTGCGGGTACAGCTTGCCCAAACGGTGAATGTGCTAATTCTCCAAAAAGCTCTCACCCTCAGCCTCACCCAGTTTGAAGACTCGGAATTCTACGACAAAATGACCCGGGCCCGGCGAGAGGCGTCCAGTCGTCCCTTAAATATGGTGATGCGCGTCTTCGGCATCTTCCGCGACAGCCTGTCGATTCTCACCTTTTCGGGGCTGCTGCTGCAATTTTCCCTGGGAGCAGTCCTGGTGCTGATGCTAGCCTCGGTGCCGGCCTTCATGGCCGAAACCTATTTTGCAGACCAAACCTTTCGAGTCTTTCGCCGCCGTGCTCCAGAAACCCGCGAACAAACCTATCTAGAAACCTTGGTGGCTCGGGAAGATTATGCCAAAGAGGTGAAGCTCTATCAGCTAGGGGAGCTGTTTGTCGATCGCTATCGGCAAATTTTCGATCGCCTCTATCAGGAAGATCGGGATCTGACCATTCGCCGCAGTGTCTGGGGCTATGTGCTCAGCCTGCTCAGTAGCCTGGCGTTTTACGGGGCCTATCTGTGGATTGTTTTGGAAGCGATCGCTGGCCGTATTTCCCTCGGCGATCTGACCATGTATCTGGTTGTCTTCCGCCAGGGGCAAACCACCTTCGCCGGCATTTTAACCTCGGTGGGCGGCATGTATGAAGATTCCCTCTACCTCTCCACCCTCTACAGTTTTTTGGAAGAAGAAACTCCCGAAGAAGGCGGACAGGCTACCCAGGGGCCCATACCAGGGGATGGCATTCGGTTTGAACAGGTGTCCTTTGCCTATCCCGGCAGCCAAACTCTAGCGCTGACCGATATTTCCCTGCACCTGAAGCCAGGACAAAAGCTAGCGATTGTCGGGGAAAATGGCTCGGGCAAAACGACGCTGATTAAACTCCTCACCCGGCTCTATCAACCTAGCAGCGGCCGCATTGTGCTAGACGGCCTCGACCTGCGCGACTGGGACGTGGTTACCCTGCAGCAGCGCATTGGCGTGATTTTCCAAGACTTTGTTCCCTACCAGTTCACGGTAGGTGAAAACATTGGTGTGGGGGATGTGACCGCCATCCGCGATCGCGATCGCTGGCAAGAGGCCGCAGCCAAGGGCACGGCCCAAGCGTTTATCGACACCATGCCCGAAGGCTACGATACCAGGCTAGGGCGATGGTTTCGGGGCGGGCGAGAGCTGTCGGGTGGTCAATGGCAGAAAATTGCCTTGTCCCGAGCCTTTATGCGTCGCCAAGCCGATATCCTGGTGCTCGATGAACCAACCTCGGCCATGGATGCAGAAGCGGAGGTGAAAATTTTCGATCAGTTTCGGGCCGCCACCCAAAACCAGATCGCCATCCTCATTTCCCATCGCTTTTCCACGGTGCGCATGGCCGATCAGATCATCATTCTCAACCAGGGCAAATTAATTGAACAGGGCACCCATGATGAGCTGCTGGCCGCAGGCGGCCGCTATGCCCACCTATTTTCGCTGCAAGCGGCAGGCTATCGTTAG
- a CDS encoding P-loop NTPase fold protein: MTLEQLQQQLERYRAASQDLQLEPLVTQEKLKRLGVDYQTKLIDELEQAIEDAPGLDEKLIFTGHRGCGKSTLLAELGFRLTDTGRYFVVMFSIADTIERSAVDHVNILFSMAVQMLEAAEKAEVKLKPGIKKNLYGWLGKHTKTESQAVEAEIEARGEASVKGGIPLITEFLAAIRSTLKVNSVVRDEISTEFARKISDLITQINAIQTYISNATKKRVLVIIDDLDKLDLSVTESIFSKNIQPLLDPGFQILYTIPIATLREVSLKRGIEAYVKQIHTMRVAKFFSKAVVRDLDCTPDAACVALFTEVLDKRLPAELIDPDVKQQMILKSGGVLRELIRIVDLCCDLCMQELRGRIRRSRFDKPPVIIDQQVLDTVLTDLQIGYAEPLGQVDFDLLKLIYEQFKPQDAENQRFLDLLHGLYVLEYRNATLWYDLNPIVFDLLVQEGVLV, translated from the coding sequence ATGACGTTAGAACAGCTTCAACAGCAGCTTGAGCGATATCGCGCCGCCAGTCAGGATCTTCAGCTTGAGCCGTTGGTAACCCAAGAAAAGCTGAAGCGGCTAGGTGTGGACTATCAAACAAAGCTGATTGACGAGTTAGAGCAGGCGATCGAAGATGCTCCAGGTCTTGATGAAAAGCTGATTTTTACCGGACATCGCGGCTGCGGTAAATCAACGCTGCTAGCGGAACTGGGATTTCGCCTGACCGATACGGGGCGCTACTTTGTCGTGATGTTTTCGATTGCCGATACGATCGAGCGATCGGCGGTGGATCATGTCAATATTCTGTTTTCGATGGCGGTTCAGATGCTGGAAGCGGCTGAAAAAGCCGAGGTCAAGCTGAAACCGGGCATCAAGAAGAACCTGTATGGTTGGCTCGGCAAACATACAAAAACAGAATCTCAAGCCGTCGAGGCGGAGATTGAAGCCCGGGGAGAGGCCAGCGTCAAAGGCGGCATTCCGCTGATTACTGAGTTTTTGGCGGCGATCCGATCAACGCTGAAAGTCAATTCGGTGGTGAGAGATGAGATCTCAACCGAGTTTGCCCGCAAGATTTCTGATTTGATCACTCAAATTAACGCGATTCAAACCTACATCAGCAATGCGACCAAGAAGCGCGTTTTAGTGATCATTGATGACTTAGATAAACTTGATCTGAGCGTCACCGAATCCATCTTCAGCAAAAATATTCAGCCCTTACTTGATCCAGGGTTTCAAATTCTCTACACCATTCCGATCGCAACACTGCGAGAGGTGTCTCTGAAGCGAGGTATCGAAGCCTATGTGAAGCAGATTCACACCATGCGGGTGGCGAAGTTTTTTAGCAAAGCGGTGGTGAGAGACTTGGATTGCACCCCGGACGCAGCCTGTGTTGCCCTGTTTACCGAAGTGCTCGACAAGCGCCTACCTGCGGAACTGATCGATCCGGATGTGAAGCAGCAAATGATTTTGAAGAGTGGCGGTGTGCTGCGCGAACTGATTCGGATTGTCGATCTCTGCTGTGATCTGTGTATGCAGGAACTTCGCGGACGCATTCGGCGATCGCGCTTCGACAAACCGCCCGTGATCATTGACCAGCAGGTGCTAGATACTGTGTTGACCGATTTGCAGATTGGTTATGCAGAACCCCTGGGACAGGTTGATTTTGATTTGCTGAAATTGATTTATGAACAGTTCAAGCCACAGGACGCAGAAAACCAGCGGTTTCTCGATTTGTTGCACGGACTGTATGTGCTGGAATATCGCAACGCGACCTTATGGTACGACCTCAACCCGATCGTGTTTGATTTGCTAGTGCAGGAAGGGGTGCTGGTATGA
- a CDS encoding phycobilisome protein, with product MLSQFNRLALDSDGRYANDLELRFIEEYLQSYQMRINIYKKLQDAEQKIVQQVYNKLRAQDPSLLISKQQDMTAKWKRDTIRVLRYSAVTVLTDDTATFQERLLLWFQTIMRAFGAQRSCEMTYTVMQDVIQQHFTPEEYSYIAPVLDLNRTALGTAA from the coding sequence ATGCTCAGCCAGTTCAACCGTCTTGCCCTTGATAGCGACGGTCGCTACGCCAACGATTTAGAGCTGCGGTTTATTGAGGAGTATCTCCAGTCCTACCAAATGCGGATCAACATCTACAAAAAATTGCAGGACGCCGAACAAAAGATTGTGCAGCAGGTATACAACAAGCTGCGAGCCCAGGATCCTAGCTTGCTGATCAGTAAGCAGCAGGACATGACGGCCAAGTGGAAGCGAGACACCATCCGCGTCCTGCGTTACTCTGCGGTCACCGTCCTCACCGATGACACCGCCACCTTCCAAGAACGGCTTTTGCTCTGGTTCCAAACCATCATGCGCGCTTTTGGAGCCCAGCGCAGTTGTGAAATGACCTACACCGTGATGCAAGACGTGATCCAGCAACACTTCACCCCGGAAGAATATAGCTACATTGCCCCTGTACTCGACCTCAACCGCACCGCCCTCGGCACCGCTGCATAG
- a CDS encoding V4R domain-containing protein: MVTANNQHTLKSKQPKKHNHYGFRDFFQFDPEQGTITDWNGSCNLLTSEDFIIGLIEGLEEEVGDASAATMYTIGCEWGQRDAFFFEKWFSEEFERNTRQANLLFLLETWWWPFTSQGWGRWEVDMGDRKQGFMFINLFDSAVARTLGDVGKPVCHIYAGLFAGFFTEMVKKQLSCIEIQCYSMGETYCKFLLGGQDRIDAASFWLNEGATARDIEKRLRSGERLG; encoded by the coding sequence ATGGTAACCGCAAACAACCAGCACACCCTCAAATCAAAGCAACCGAAAAAGCATAACCACTACGGGTTTCGCGATTTCTTTCAGTTTGATCCTGAGCAAGGCACCATCACAGACTGGAACGGAAGCTGTAATCTGCTAACCAGTGAAGACTTTATCATTGGGCTCATTGAAGGGCTTGAGGAGGAAGTGGGTGATGCCTCTGCCGCCACCATGTACACCATCGGTTGCGAATGGGGACAGCGCGATGCCTTTTTCTTTGAGAAGTGGTTCTCTGAAGAATTTGAGCGCAATACCCGTCAAGCCAATCTCCTCTTTTTGCTCGAAACTTGGTGGTGGCCCTTTACCTCCCAAGGTTGGGGTCGCTGGGAAGTAGACATGGGCGATCGCAAACAGGGATTTATGTTTATCAACCTGTTTGACTCCGCCGTTGCTCGTACATTAGGAGATGTGGGTAAACCTGTCTGCCACATCTACGCCGGTCTCTTTGCCGGTTTCTTTACCGAGATGGTGAAAAAGCAACTGAGCTGCATCGAAATTCAGTGCTACTCCATGGGTGAAACCTACTGCAAATTTCTGCTCGGCGGACAAGACCGCATCGACGCGGCATCCTTCTGGTTGAATGAAGGAGCCACCGCTCGGGATATTGAAAAGCGGCTGCGTTCAGGGGAAAGACTAGGATGA